One Comamonas endophytica DNA window includes the following coding sequences:
- a CDS encoding RNA methyltransferase produces the protein MKTRFVLIQTSHAGNVGAAARALKTMGFDDLVLVAPRWANVLRREETIQRASGALDVLAKARIVETLDEALDGMSHLCATAMTPRDFGPPTRTPRAHLEMLARGALQAGPAAPGAAPETGVAFLFGCERFGMSNEDVYRCDVALSIPSNPQFGSLNLGAAIQLIAYEWRQALGGFALEGAAPAQLPDRADAAQVAGMLGHWEQALAHIGFLDPAAPKKLMPRLNQLFNRAQLSPEEIHILRGVAKAMLQCTAPKR, from the coding sequence ATGAAGACCCGATTCGTCCTGATCCAGACCAGCCATGCCGGCAATGTGGGCGCCGCCGCCCGCGCCCTCAAGACCATGGGCTTCGACGACCTGGTGCTGGTGGCGCCGCGCTGGGCCAACGTGCTGCGGCGCGAGGAAACCATCCAGCGCGCGAGCGGCGCGCTCGACGTGCTGGCCAAGGCGCGCATCGTTGAAACTTTGGACGAGGCGCTCGACGGCATGAGCCACCTGTGCGCCACCGCCATGACACCGCGCGATTTCGGCCCGCCAACGCGCACGCCGCGCGCGCACCTGGAGATGCTGGCCAGGGGCGCGCTGCAGGCAGGGCCGGCGGCGCCCGGCGCGGCGCCCGAGACCGGCGTGGCCTTCCTGTTCGGCTGCGAGCGCTTCGGCATGTCCAACGAGGATGTCTACCGCTGCGACGTGGCGCTGTCGATCCCCTCGAATCCGCAGTTCGGCTCCCTCAACCTGGGCGCGGCCATCCAGCTGATCGCCTATGAATGGCGCCAGGCGCTGGGCGGCTTCGCGCTCGAGGGCGCCGCGCCCGCGCAGCTGCCCGACCGCGCCGATGCCGCCCAGGTCGCCGGCATGCTGGGCCACTGGGAGCAGGCGCTGGCGCACATCGGCTTTCTCGACCCGGCCGCGCCCAAGAAGCTCATGCCGCGCCTTAACCAGCTTTTCAACCGCGCGCAGCTCAGTCCCGAGGAAATCCATATCCTGCGCGGTGTCGCCAAAGCCATGCTGCAATGCACCGCGCCAAAGCGATAG
- a CDS encoding carbonic anhydrase, translated as MCASRNAFARGRRTFLALAAAGLYSATARAVGPPPTPRVGAAQALERLKAGNAAYVKAPALCATRLLEQRAQQAAHQAPWATVLCCADSRVPPELVFGGLGLGQLFVARNAGHVPDDATLGTLEYACSMLGVALVVVLGHERCGAVTAAAAMVRDGARFPGFIGPLVEAIVPAARAVADQPGDFVDNAVRENARRTARDIATRSESIARGVAEGKVRVVAARYDLDSGRVEFL; from the coding sequence ATGTGTGCATCCCGCAATGCGTTCGCCCGCGGCCGGCGTACTTTTCTGGCGTTGGCCGCAGCCGGCTTGTACAGCGCCACGGCACGGGCCGTGGGTCCGCCACCCACGCCCCGGGTCGGCGCCGCACAGGCGCTGGAGCGGCTCAAGGCCGGCAATGCGGCCTATGTCAAGGCACCGGCGCTGTGTGCGACCCGACTGCTGGAGCAGCGCGCGCAGCAGGCGGCGCACCAGGCGCCCTGGGCCACGGTGCTGTGCTGCGCCGACAGCCGCGTGCCGCCCGAGCTGGTGTTCGGCGGCCTGGGCCTGGGCCAGCTGTTCGTCGCGCGCAATGCCGGGCATGTGCCCGATGACGCGACGCTGGGCACGCTGGAATATGCCTGCTCGATGCTCGGAGTGGCTTTGGTCGTGGTGCTGGGCCACGAGCGCTGCGGCGCGGTGACAGCGGCCGCCGCCATGGTGCGGGACGGCGCGCGCTTTCCCGGCTTCATCGGACCGCTGGTCGAAGCCATCGTGCCCGCGGCACGCGCCGTGGCCGACCAGCCCGGGGATTTCGTCGACAACGCGGTGCGCGAGAATGCGCGCCGCACGGCGCGCGACATTGCCACGCGCAGCGAATCGATTGCGCGGGGCGTGGCCGAAGGAAAGGTGCGGGTGGTGGCTGCGCGGTATGACCTGGACAGCGGGCGGGTGGAGTTCCTCTGA
- a CDS encoding inositol monophosphatase family protein — protein MSSTLHPMLNVAIKAARAAGALINRAALDVESVRIAQKQVNDFVTEIDQAAEKAIIETLLTAYPGHGILAEETGREFGAKNSDFVWIIDPLDGTTNFIHGLPVYCVSIALAYRGKIEHAVVYDPTRNNLFTATRGRGAFLNDRRIRVSKRAQMRDCLIATGFPFRQGDNFKAHMAMVTDVMPRVAGVRQSGSAALDMAHVAAGFADGFFHNGLSIWDIAAGSLLITEAGGLVGNYTGEADFLEQRECMAGNPRVYGHLVTALGKYSKFAGAGEKAGVRQALAEGDAQAPAEPAPAAGEDDQA, from the coding sequence ATGTCGTCTACCCTGCATCCCATGCTCAACGTGGCTATCAAAGCCGCACGCGCCGCCGGCGCCCTCATCAACCGCGCGGCTCTGGACGTGGAATCCGTGCGCATCGCACAGAAGCAGGTCAACGACTTCGTGACCGAGATCGATCAGGCGGCCGAGAAGGCCATCATCGAAACCCTGCTGACGGCCTACCCCGGCCACGGCATCCTGGCCGAGGAAACCGGCCGCGAGTTCGGCGCCAAGAACTCGGACTTCGTCTGGATCATCGATCCGCTCGACGGCACCACCAACTTCATCCACGGCCTGCCCGTCTACTGCGTGAGCATCGCGCTGGCCTACCGGGGCAAGATCGAGCACGCCGTGGTCTACGATCCCACGCGCAACAACCTGTTCACCGCCACGCGCGGGCGCGGTGCCTTCCTCAACGACCGCCGCATCCGCGTGAGCAAGCGCGCGCAGATGCGCGACTGCCTGATCGCCACCGGCTTCCCTTTCCGCCAGGGCGACAACTTCAAGGCCCACATGGCCATGGTCACGGACGTCATGCCGCGCGTGGCCGGCGTGCGCCAGTCGGGCTCGGCGGCGCTGGACATGGCGCATGTCGCGGCCGGCTTTGCTGACGGCTTCTTCCACAACGGCCTGAGCATCTGGGACATCGCCGCGGGCTCGCTGCTGATCACCGAGGCCGGCGGCCTGGTGGGCAACTACACCGGCGAAGCCGACTTCCTCGAGCAGCGCGAGTGCATGGCCGGCAACCCCCGCGTCTATGGCCACCTGGTCACGGCGCTGGGCAAGTACAGCAAGTTCGCCGGAGCGGGCGAGAAGGCCGGCGTGCGCCAGGCCCTGGCCGAGGGTGATGCGCAGGCGCCCGCCGAGCCAGCCCCTGCAGCTGGCGAAGACGACCAGGCCTGA
- a CDS encoding PAS domain-containing protein, with product MRDLLGLVLVAGMGALLAVQAVTLWRLDDRAQQRQRILDETQQALLAQTLHSSTLSGAIAVGLADPAIKDLARGFDVPPEEAQLHFARLRMRLPVLSVHVIDRAGRSMAQDDSERAAPGRLQVFQPYISQALGGRASVFAALEQGTRTRNLFYVAPVRSTARADSEVLGVVMLKTDAAALDAVLNRHGLTTLLLNPHGVAFSATRPGWRYAMTAPLTQQRIDAVRQSGIFAGYFRNGVASALPFDEDSTEVRVDGARHVVDRRALDWLDPAGHWQLVALDNVSALMTWRDRWWVASVAFALLLLLGLLALRLRRQGERLDALGGHHDVLREALLASPMAAVLTDADGRIVWANAQYERDSGYALAALRGQKPSLLASGQTPPATYRDLWSTLMAGRRWEGSLVNRDRAGQLHEEWVQIDPVFDGCGRRIAMVGWHQRRASAQRVRLAA from the coding sequence ATGCGCGATCTGCTGGGGCTGGTGCTGGTGGCCGGCATGGGCGCGCTGCTGGCGGTACAGGCAGTGACGCTGTGGCGCCTGGATGACCGCGCGCAGCAGCGCCAGCGCATCCTGGACGAGACGCAGCAGGCGTTGCTGGCGCAGACGCTGCACAGCAGCACACTGTCGGGCGCCATTGCAGTGGGCCTGGCGGATCCCGCCATCAAGGACCTGGCGCGCGGCTTCGACGTGCCGCCCGAGGAGGCACAGCTGCATTTCGCCCGGCTGCGCATGCGCCTGCCGGTGCTCAGCGTGCATGTGATCGACCGCGCGGGCCGCAGCATGGCGCAGGACGACAGCGAGCGCGCCGCGCCCGGGCGGCTGCAAGTCTTCCAGCCGTATATCAGCCAGGCCCTCGGAGGCCGGGCCAGCGTGTTCGCGGCGCTCGAGCAGGGCACCCGCACGCGCAACCTGTTCTATGTGGCGCCGGTGCGCAGCACGGCGCGGGCCGACTCCGAGGTGCTGGGCGTGGTGATGCTCAAGACCGATGCCGCGGCGCTCGATGCCGTGCTCAACCGCCATGGCCTGACCACCTTGCTGCTGAACCCGCATGGCGTGGCGTTTTCCGCCACGCGCCCGGGCTGGCGCTATGCGATGACCGCGCCATTGACGCAGCAGCGCATCGATGCCGTGCGCCAGAGCGGAATCTTCGCCGGATATTTCCGCAACGGCGTGGCTTCTGCGCTGCCATTCGATGAGGACAGCACCGAGGTGCGCGTCGATGGCGCGCGCCATGTGGTGGACCGGCGCGCCCTGGACTGGCTCGATCCGGCAGGCCACTGGCAGCTCGTGGCACTGGACAACGTCAGCGCGCTGATGACCTGGCGCGACCGCTGGTGGGTGGCCTCGGTGGCGTTCGCGCTGCTGCTGCTGCTGGGCCTGCTGGCGCTGCGGCTGCGCCGGCAGGGCGAGCGCCTCGACGCGCTGGGCGGGCACCACGATGTGCTGCGCGAAGCGTTGCTTGCCAGCCCCATGGCCGCGGTGCTGACCGATGCCGACGGGCGCATCGTCTGGGCCAACGCGCAATATGAGCGCGACAGCGGCTATGCACTGGCCGCGCTGCGCGGCCAGAAGCCCTCGCTGCTGGCCAGCGGCCAGACGCCGCCCGCCACCTATCGCGACCTGTGGTCCACGCTGATGGCGGGCCGGCGCTGGGAAGGCAGCCTGGTCAACCGCGACCGCGCCGGGCAGCTGCACGAGGAATGGGTACAGATCGATCCGGTATTCGACGGCTGCGGGCGGCGCATCGCCATGGTCGGCTGGCACCAGCGGCGCGCCAGCGCGCAGCGCGTCCGGCTGGCGGCCTGA
- the cysE gene encoding serine O-acetyltransferase, with amino-acid sequence MLARLRSDIQCILDRDPAARSTWEVVTCYPGLHAIWLQRPAHWCWNHGLRWLGRFISHLGRWLTGIEIHPGAVIGERVFIDHGMGVVIGETAVVGDGCTIYHGVTLGGTSLYKGVKRHPTLGRDVVVSAGAKVLGGFEVGDGAKIGSNAVVIKPVPAGATAVGIPARILPSKAGQSADVTDHDAPAAAPRAFTAYGVTQEDDPISQAMRGLSEGAAGHERQIALLWEAIEKLSAQTKTRDCVPCESERPQKFEKDKIDQLMGK; translated from the coding sequence ATGCTCGCCCGCCTGCGTTCCGATATCCAGTGCATTCTCGACCGTGATCCCGCGGCCCGCAGTACCTGGGAAGTGGTGACCTGTTATCCCGGCCTGCACGCGATCTGGCTGCAGCGGCCCGCGCACTGGTGCTGGAACCATGGCCTGCGGTGGCTGGGCCGCTTCATCTCGCACCTGGGGCGCTGGCTCACGGGCATCGAGATCCACCCCGGCGCAGTGATCGGCGAGCGCGTGTTCATCGACCACGGCATGGGCGTGGTGATCGGCGAGACCGCGGTGGTGGGCGACGGCTGCACCATCTACCACGGCGTGACGCTCGGCGGCACCTCGCTCTACAAGGGCGTCAAGCGCCACCCCACGCTGGGGCGCGACGTGGTCGTGAGCGCCGGCGCCAAGGTGCTGGGCGGCTTCGAGGTCGGCGACGGCGCGAAGATCGGCAGCAACGCGGTGGTCATCAAGCCCGTGCCCGCGGGCGCCACGGCGGTGGGCATTCCCGCGCGCATCCTGCCGTCGAAGGCCGGGCAGAGCGCCGATGTCACCGACCACGATGCCCCGGCCGCCGCGCCGCGCGCCTTCACGGCCTATGGCGTGACGCAGGAGGACGATCCCATCTCCCAGGCCATGCGTGGCCTGAGCGAAGGCGCGGCCGGCCACGAGCGGCAGATCGCGCTGCTCTGGGAAGCCATCGAAAAGCTCTCGGCGCAGACCAAGACCCGCGACTGCGTGCCCTGCGAGTCCGAACGGCCGCAGAAGTTCGAGAAGGACAAGATCGATCAGTTGATGGGGAAGTAG
- the thiC gene encoding phosphomethylpyrimidine synthase ThiC, whose protein sequence is MNAPEKNLSTPSFADLLARSRQPFPASRKSYLPGQLHAGLRVPVRDIALTNGEEVSVYDTSGPYTDPEVEIDIRRGLPALRAPWLDARADTEWYVGRARAALDDGARDEEALRLKALRAEAAGLQRQPRRAKSGANVTQMHYARRGIVTPEMEYVALRENGRREWMAAYQQDAAREGRLAGNALGASIPALITPEFVRDEVARGRAIIPANINHPEIEPMAIGRNFKVKINANIGNSAVTSSIEEEVEKLVWATRWGADNVMDLSTGRNIHTTRDWILRNSPVPIGTVPIYQALEKVGGVAEDLSWEIFRDTLVEQAEQGVDYFTIHAGVRLAFIHLTAARRTGIVSRGGSIMAKWCMAHHRESFLHTHFEDICDIMKQYDVSFSLGDGLRPGCASDANDEAQFAELHALGELTQLAWKHDVQTMIEGPGHVPMHLIQANMAEQLKHCHEAPFYTLGPLTIDIAPGYDHIASAIGAAMIGWMGTAMLCYVTPKEHLGLPDRDDVKQGIMAYRIAAHAADVAKGHPGARARDDALSQARFDFRWQDQFNLGLDPDTARAFHDETLPKDSAKVAHFCSMCGPKFCSMKITQEVREFAARQGLAEEAALAEGMEGKAREFKRGGGEIYVPIVLGD, encoded by the coding sequence ATGAATGCCCCCGAAAAGAATCTTTCGACCCCGTCCTTTGCCGACCTGCTGGCCCGGTCGCGCCAGCCTTTCCCCGCCTCGCGCAAAAGCTATCTGCCAGGCCAGCTGCATGCCGGCCTGCGCGTGCCGGTGCGCGACATCGCGCTCACCAATGGCGAGGAAGTCAGCGTCTATGACACCTCCGGCCCCTACACCGATCCCGAGGTGGAGATCGACATCCGCCGCGGCTTGCCGGCGCTGCGCGCGCCCTGGCTCGACGCGCGCGCGGACACCGAGTGGTATGTGGGGCGCGCGCGCGCGGCGCTGGACGACGGCGCACGGGACGAGGAGGCGCTGCGCCTGAAGGCCCTGCGCGCCGAGGCCGCCGGCCTGCAGCGCCAGCCGCGGCGGGCAAAGAGCGGTGCCAACGTGACGCAGATGCATTACGCGCGCCGCGGCATCGTCACGCCCGAGATGGAATACGTGGCGCTGCGCGAGAACGGCCGGCGCGAGTGGATGGCGGCCTACCAGCAGGACGCGGCGCGCGAGGGGCGCCTGGCGGGTAACGCGCTGGGCGCGAGCATCCCGGCGCTGATCACGCCCGAGTTTGTGCGCGACGAGGTGGCGCGCGGGCGCGCGATCATCCCGGCGAACATCAACCATCCCGAGATCGAGCCGATGGCGATAGGGCGCAACTTCAAGGTGAAGATCAACGCCAACATCGGCAATTCCGCCGTCACTTCCAGCATCGAGGAGGAGGTGGAGAAGCTGGTCTGGGCCACGCGCTGGGGCGCCGACAACGTCATGGACCTGTCGACGGGAAGGAATATCCACACCACGCGCGACTGGATCCTGCGCAACTCGCCGGTGCCCATCGGCACGGTGCCGATCTACCAGGCGCTGGAAAAGGTGGGCGGCGTCGCCGAGGACCTGAGCTGGGAAATCTTCCGCGACACGCTGGTCGAGCAGGCGGAGCAGGGCGTCGATTACTTCACCATCCATGCCGGCGTGCGCCTGGCCTTCATCCACCTCACGGCCGCCAGGCGCACCGGCATCGTCTCGCGCGGCGGCTCGATCATGGCCAAGTGGTGCATGGCGCACCACCGCGAAAGCTTCCTGCACACGCATTTCGAGGACATCTGCGACATCATGAAGCAGTACGACGTGAGCTTCAGCCTCGGCGACGGCCTGCGCCCGGGCTGCGCCAGCGACGCCAACGACGAAGCCCAGTTCGCCGAGCTGCACGCGCTGGGCGAGCTCACGCAGCTGGCCTGGAAGCACGATGTGCAGACCATGATCGAGGGCCCGGGCCATGTGCCCATGCATCTGATCCAGGCCAACATGGCCGAGCAGCTCAAGCACTGCCACGAGGCGCCGTTCTACACGCTCGGCCCGCTGACCATCGACATCGCCCCGGGCTACGACCACATCGCCAGCGCCATCGGCGCGGCCATGATCGGCTGGATGGGCACCGCCATGCTGTGCTACGTCACGCCCAAGGAGCACCTGGGGCTGCCCGATCGCGACGATGTGAAGCAGGGGATCATGGCGTACAGGATTGCCGCCCATGCCGCCGATGTCGCCAAGGGGCACCCGGGCGCACGCGCGCGCGACGACGCGCTGTCGCAGGCGCGCTTCGACTTCCGCTGGCAGGACCAGTTCAACCTGGGCCTCGACCCGGACACGGCGCGGGCCTTCCACGACGAGACCCTGCCCAAGGATTCGGCCAAGGTCGCGCATTTCTGCTCGATGTGCGGGCCCAAGTTCTGCTCGATGAAGATCACGCAGGAGGTGCGGGAGTTTGCGGCGCGGCAGGGGCTCGCGGAGGAGGCGGCGCTGGCCGAGGGGATGGAGGGCAAGGCGCGCGAGTTTAAGCGCGGGGGAGGGGAGATTTATGTGCCGATCGTCCTGGGGGATTGA
- a CDS encoding Bug family tripartite tricarboxylate transporter substrate binding protein: protein MTTRRALLQAAICACAAFAAPQTFAQPEAFPGKNIRFIVPFAAGGPADVVAREVAQALGRELGQTVVVENMGGGAGVPATNAVSRAPADGYTLLFAASGNVVIQPLLSKKRVDILTQLSPVGMVSTSPHVLVVSSQLPVRSVKELIAHAKAHPGSLNFASAGVGGLAHLASELFMRQAGIEGRHLAYKGSSQAMTDLASGQVQAMFSSLPSMKGMVDKGLIRVVGVTAQSSSPTYKDFPLIKQAGLPGFEYATWYGLYGPHGLTPAVVEKLGASLGKLAADKAFEARLREQGVDLHVGTPAELAERTRKETAQWDKVIRESGIHLN, encoded by the coding sequence ATGACCACCAGACGAGCGCTGCTTCAGGCGGCCATCTGTGCCTGCGCGGCTTTTGCCGCCCCCCAGACCTTTGCGCAGCCCGAGGCCTTTCCCGGCAAGAACATCCGCTTCATCGTGCCCTTTGCCGCCGGCGGCCCCGCGGACGTGGTGGCGCGCGAGGTGGCGCAGGCCCTGGGCAGGGAGCTGGGCCAGACGGTGGTGGTCGAGAACATGGGTGGCGGCGCCGGCGTGCCCGCGACCAATGCCGTCTCGCGCGCGCCCGCCGATGGCTACACGCTGCTGTTCGCGGCATCGGGCAATGTGGTGATCCAGCCGCTGCTGAGCAAGAAACGCGTGGACATCCTCACGCAGCTGTCGCCCGTCGGCATGGTCAGTACCAGCCCGCATGTACTGGTGGTATCGAGCCAGTTGCCGGTGCGCAGCGTCAAGGAACTCATCGCCCATGCCAAGGCCCATCCAGGCAGCCTGAACTTTGCTTCCGCCGGCGTGGGCGGGCTGGCGCATCTGGCTTCCGAGCTGTTCATGCGGCAGGCCGGCATCGAGGGCCGGCATCTCGCGTACAAGGGTTCGTCGCAGGCCATGACCGATCTGGCGTCGGGCCAGGTGCAGGCCATGTTCAGCAGCCTGCCGTCGATGAAAGGCATGGTGGACAAAGGCTTGATCCGCGTCGTGGGCGTCACGGCCCAGTCGTCTTCGCCTACCTACAAGGACTTCCCCCTGATCAAGCAGGCCGGCTTGCCCGGCTTCGAGTACGCCACCTGGTACGGGCTGTACGGCCCGCATGGCCTGACTCCGGCCGTGGTGGAAAAGCTCGGTGCCTCCCTGGGCAAGCTGGCCGCCGACAAGGCCTTCGAAGCGCGCCTGCGCGAGCAGGGCGTGGATCTGCATGTCGGCACGCCCGCGGAACTGGCCGAGCGCACGCGCAAGGAAACGGCCCAGTGGGACAAGGTGATCCGCGAGTCGGGCATCCATCTCAACTGA
- a CDS encoding amidohydrolase family protein: protein MIIDCHGHYTTAPQALNDYRQRQKARLLEPGAPALRPDARIGDDEIRESLERNQLATQRRRGVDMTVFSPTAGAMAHHVGDVQTSRHWAQACNDLIHRVTQLYPREFAGACQLPQSPGADLSASVAELERCVTQLGFVGCNVNPDPSDGHWSGPPMTDRHWYPLYEKMVELDVPGMVHVSCSCNANFHHTGAHYLNGDTTVFMQFLLSDLFKDFPTLRFVIPHGGGAVPYHWGRYRGLAQQLERPAMPQLLDNVFFDTCVYHQRGIDLLLDVIPVENVLFASEIHGAVKGVDPETGFHFDDTRRYVDCAQGLSAQARQQVFELNARRVYPRLDQLLRTQGR, encoded by the coding sequence ATGATCATCGATTGCCACGGCCACTACACCACCGCGCCCCAGGCGCTGAACGACTACCGCCAGCGCCAGAAGGCGCGCCTGCTCGAGCCCGGCGCGCCCGCGCTGCGACCCGATGCGCGCATCGGCGACGACGAGATCCGCGAAAGCCTGGAGCGCAACCAGCTGGCGACTCAGCGCCGGCGCGGGGTGGACATGACGGTGTTCTCGCCCACCGCCGGCGCGATGGCGCACCATGTGGGCGATGTGCAGACCAGCCGGCACTGGGCACAGGCCTGCAACGACCTGATCCACCGCGTGACGCAGCTCTATCCGCGCGAATTCGCCGGCGCGTGCCAGCTGCCGCAGTCGCCCGGCGCCGACCTGTCGGCCAGCGTCGCCGAACTCGAGCGCTGCGTCACGCAGCTTGGCTTCGTCGGCTGCAACGTCAACCCCGATCCCTCGGACGGGCACTGGAGCGGCCCGCCGATGACGGACCGCCACTGGTACCCGCTGTACGAGAAGATGGTGGAGCTGGACGTGCCGGGCATGGTGCATGTCAGCTGCTCGTGCAACGCCAACTTCCACCACACGGGCGCGCATTACCTCAACGGCGACACCACGGTCTTCATGCAGTTCCTGCTGTCGGACCTGTTCAAGGACTTTCCGACGCTGCGCTTCGTCATTCCACACGGCGGCGGCGCCGTGCCCTACCACTGGGGCCGTTACCGCGGCTTGGCGCAACAGCTGGAGCGTCCGGCCATGCCGCAGCTGCTGGACAACGTGTTCTTCGACACCTGCGTCTACCACCAGCGCGGCATCGATCTGCTGCTCGATGTGATCCCGGTCGAGAACGTGCTGTTTGCGTCGGAAATCCATGGCGCCGTGAAGGGTGTGGACCCAGAGACCGGCTTTCACTTCGACGACACGCGCCGGTATGTGGACTGCGCGCAAGGTCTTTCGGCGCAGGCGCGCCAGCAGGTGTTCGAGCTCAATGCCAGGCGCGTCTATCCGCGGCTGGACCAACTGCTCAGGACGCAGGGGCGCTGA
- a CDS encoding nitroreductase → MNVEDALHARRSVRAFLPRVPEAAVVRSMLHSAARAASGGNLQPWRVTALAGAPLQQLLAAVAVAEPQDGPAGSSYPPSLWEPYRSRRFDNGEDLYRTLGIGRGDKPARLAQLGRNGQFFGAPVGIFVSVDARMGLAQWADLGIYLQSLMLLAVEQGLATCAQGYWRRFGDTVAAQLALPGDYAVAFGVALGWEDTEAPINQLRATRADPGEWLDMQGF, encoded by the coding sequence ATGAATGTCGAAGATGCCCTGCATGCGCGCCGCTCGGTGCGCGCCTTCCTGCCCCGCGTGCCCGAGGCCGCGGTGGTGCGCTCGATGCTGCACTCGGCCGCGCGCGCCGCCTCGGGCGGCAACCTGCAGCCCTGGCGCGTGACGGCGCTCGCCGGCGCGCCGCTGCAGCAGTTGCTGGCAGCCGTGGCTGTGGCCGAGCCGCAGGACGGACCGGCGGGCAGCTCCTATCCGCCCAGCCTCTGGGAGCCCTACCGCAGCCGGCGCTTCGACAACGGCGAGGACCTGTACCGCACGCTGGGCATCGGGCGCGGCGACAAGCCCGCGCGCCTCGCGCAGCTCGGGCGCAACGGGCAGTTCTTCGGCGCGCCCGTGGGCATCTTCGTCAGCGTCGATGCGCGCATGGGGCTGGCGCAATGGGCCGATCTGGGTATCTACCTGCAGTCGCTGATGCTGCTGGCCGTCGAGCAGGGCCTGGCGACCTGTGCCCAGGGCTACTGGCGGCGCTTTGGCGATACGGTGGCGGCGCAGCTGGCGCTGCCCGGGGACTATGCGGTGGCGTTTGGCGTGGCGCTGGGCTGGGAAGACACCGAGGCGCCGATCAACCAGCTGCGCGCCACGCGCGCCGATCCGGGCGAATGGCTGGATATGCAGGGGTTTTGA
- a CDS encoding IclR family transcriptional regulator, protein MTHVTAVTRALAVLRAFSGEESFVSLAELARRTGMHKPTVLRLARTLAADGFLVQRAADGAWRLGPSAGFLGARYQAQFDVHAIIEPQLMALSEATGESASFYVFENSVRSCLLRVEGPRGIRRHVRSGELLPLDRGSAGRVILAALGEPGAAYDAIRRSGCCVTEGERSAGAASISAAVYGVGRAVLGSVCVSGPAERLTRAQLESFGPVTTQAAAQISWLLGGVSVAALRSTWHPN, encoded by the coding sequence ATGACGCATGTCACTGCCGTCACCCGCGCCCTGGCCGTGCTCAGGGCCTTCTCCGGCGAGGAAAGCTTCGTGTCGCTGGCCGAACTGGCGCGGCGCACCGGCATGCACAAGCCTACCGTGCTGCGCCTGGCGCGCACGCTGGCGGCCGATGGCTTCCTGGTCCAGCGCGCCGCCGATGGCGCCTGGCGGCTGGGGCCCAGCGCAGGTTTCCTGGGCGCGCGCTACCAGGCGCAGTTCGACGTCCACGCCATCATCGAGCCGCAGCTGATGGCGCTGTCGGAGGCCACGGGCGAAAGCGCCTCCTTCTACGTCTTTGAGAACAGCGTGCGCAGCTGCCTGCTGCGCGTCGAGGGGCCGCGCGGCATCCGCCGCCATGTGCGCTCGGGCGAGCTGCTGCCGCTGGACCGGGGCTCGGCGGGCCGCGTGATCCTGGCCGCACTGGGCGAGCCCGGCGCGGCATATGACGCCATCCGCCGCAGCGGCTGCTGCGTGACGGAGGGCGAGCGCAGCGCCGGCGCTGCCAGCATCTCCGCCGCGGTGTATGGCGTCGGCCGCGCGGTGCTGGGATCGGTTTGCGTGTCGGGTCCGGCCGAGCGGCTGACGCGCGCGCAGCTGGAGTCCTTCGGGCCCGTCACCACCCAGGCCGCGGCGCAGATCTCCTGGCTGCTGGGCGGTGTCTCGGTGGCGGCATTGCGTTCCACCTGGCATCCCAACTGA